From a region of the Panicum virgatum strain AP13 chromosome 2K, P.virgatum_v5, whole genome shotgun sequence genome:
- the LOC120694696 gene encoding calcium-binding protein 39-like has product MSFLFRGGSRQRSSPQEIVRSIKDSLVALDTKTGAKALDDAEKNILTLRHMLSGDGEVEPNQEQVLQIAIEICKEGVLSLFVQNLPSLGWEGRKDLVHCWSILLRQKVDESYCCVQYIENHVDLLDFLVVCYKNLEIALNCGNMLRECIKYPTLAKYILESSSFELFFQYVELPNFDIASDALNTFKDLLTKHEDAVSEFVSSHYEQFFGLYTRLLSSTNYVTRRQSVKFLSEFLLEAPNAQIMKRYILDVHYLNIMIGLLKDSSKNIRICAFHIFKVFVANPNKPREIVQVLVDNHREVLKLLHNLPTSKGEDEQLDEERDLIIKEIEKLVRLSV; this is encoded by the exons ATGTCGTTCCTCTTCCGAGGCGGGTCGCGGCAGCGCTCGTCGCCGCAGGAGATCGTCCGCTCCATCAAGGACTCTCTCGTTGCCCTCGACACCAAGACCGGCGCCAAG GCTCTCGATGATGCTGAGAAAAACATACTTACGTTGAGGCATATGCTTTCTGGTGATGGAGAAGTAGAACCAAATCAAGAGCAGGTTTTGCAGATAGCCATTGAGATTTGCAAGGAGGGTGTTCTTTCCCTCTTTGTTCAGAATCTTCCTTCCTTGGGTTGGGAG GGTAGAAAGGATCTTGTTCACTGCTGGTCTATTTTGTTGAGACAGAAGGTTGATGAAAGCTATTGCTGCGTGCAGTATATTGAAAATCATGTTGACCTTTTGGATTTCCTTGTTGTTTG CTACAAGAACTTGGAAATTGCATTGAACTGTGGGAACATGTTGCGAGAATGCATAAAATATCCTACACTTGCAAA ATATATACTGGAGTCAAGTAGCTTTGAGTTGTTTTTCCAGTATGTTGAATTGCCAAACTTTGATATTGCTTCCGATGCTCTGAACACATTCAAG GATTTGCTAACCAAACATGAAGATGCAGTCTCTGAGTTTGTGAGCTCCCATTATGAACAG TTTTTTGGACTCTACACAAGGCTTTTATCTTCAACTAATTATGTGACAAGAAGACAATCAGTGAAG TTTCTTTCGGAGTTTCTGTTGGAGGCCCCAAATGCTCAAATAATGAAGCGGTACATTTTGGATGTTCATTACTTAAACATTATGATTGGTCTGCTGAAG GATTCAAGCAAAAATATCAGGATATGCGCCTTCCACATTTTTAAG GTATTTGTTGCCAATCCAAACAAGCCTCGTGAGATTGTTCAAGTTTTGGTTGATAATCACAGAGAAGTGTTGAAGCTACTCCACAATCTCCCCACAAGCAAAG GCGAAGATGAACAACTTGATGAGGAGAGAGATTTAATTATCAAAGAAATCGAGAAGCTTGTGCGCTTATCAGTATAA
- the LOC120694697 gene encoding cytochrome P450 734A5-like, whose protein sequence is MWWPWPWPWSWQATALTAAAWLCLHVAVARLMEALWWRPRRLERHFARHGVRGPGYRFFFGSSIELIRLMVDASSRPAPPEAAHDVLPRVLAFYHHWRKLYGPMHLIWFGSTPRLIVSEPELIREVLLSRAEHFDRYEAQPLIRQFEGLGLSNLHGDEWARRRKILTPAFNVENLKLLVPFVGDTVQRMLEERVLLPAAAAAAGEVEVDVAYWYQRLPQDAITLATFGRNYDEGSVVFRLQGEHASYATEAHSKVFIPGYRFLPTRKNRRVWRLDREIRRLLGKFVTGLQSGDHRGGGGRDHGRAGGFKDFMSFMAPAMTADEIIEESKNFFFAGKETLTSLLTWATVALAMHPEWQDRARREVVDVCGRRGLPTKDHLPRLKTLGMIVNETLRLYPPAVAMIRKAKRDVDLGGCVVPAGTEIMMPIMAVHHDAEVWGADATEFNPGRFADDGDWPRQQMAFMPFGGGGRVCIGQNLALIEAKVALALVLQRCEFRLSPAYVHAPRVLMILNPQHGAPVIFRPL, encoded by the exons ctgtgCCTGCacgtggcggtggcgcggctcatGGAGGCGCTgtggtggcggccgcggcggctggagcgCCACTTCGCGCGCCACGGCGTGCGCGGCCCGGGCTACCGCTTCTTCTTCGGCAGCTCCATCGAGCTCATCCGGCTCATGGTCGACGCGTCCtcccgcccagcgccgcccgaggCGGCCCACGACGTGCTCCCCAGGGTGCTCGCCTTCTACCACCATTGGAGGAAGCTCTACG GTCCAATGCACCTGATTTGGTTCGGGAGCACGCCGCGGCTGATCGTCAGCGAGCCGGAGCTGATCCGGGAGGTGCTGCTGTCGCGGGCGGAGCACTTCGACCGGTACGAGGCGCAGCCGCTCATCCGCCAGTTCGAGGGCCTCGGCCTCAGCAACCTCCACGGCGACGAGTGGGCGCGCCGCCGCAAGATCCTCACGCCCGCCTTCAACGTCGAGAACCTCAAGCTGCTCGTGCCATTCGTCGGCGACACGGTGCAGCGGATGCTGGAGGAGCGCGTGCTGctgcccgcggccgcggcggccgccggcgaggtggaggtggacgtCGCGTACTGGTACCAGCGGCTGCCTCAGGACGCCATCACGCTCGCCACGTTCGGCCGGAACTACGACGAGGGCAGCGTCGTGTTCCGGCTGCAGGGCGAGCACGCCAGCTACGCCACCGAGGCGCACAGCAAGGTCTTCATCCCCGGCTACCGGTTCCTCCCGACGAGGAAGAACAGGCGCGTGTGGCGGCTGGACAGGGAGATCAGGAGGCTCCTGGGCAAGTTCGTGACCGGCCTGCAGAGCGGCGACCACCGGGGCGGCGGGGGGCGGGACCACGGGCGCGCCGGCGGCTTCAAGGACTTCATGAGCTTCATGGCGCCGGCCATGACGGCGGACGAGATCATCGAGGAGTCCAAGAACTTCTTCTTCGCCGGGAAGGAGACGCTGACCAGCCTCCTCACCTGGGCGACCGTCGCGCTCGCCATGCACCCGGAGTGGCAGGACCGCGCTCgccgggaggtcgtcgacgtcTGCGGCCGCCGGGGCCTGCCCACAAAGGACCACCTCCCCAGGCTCAAGACCCTGGGGATGATCGTGAACGAGACGCTGAGGCTTTacccgccggcggtggcgatgaTCCGGAAGGCGAAGCGGGACGTGGATCTCGGCGGGTGCGTGGTGCCGGCGGGCACGGAGATCATGATGCCGATCATGGCCGTGCACCACGACGCCGAGGTGTGGGGCGCCGACGCCACGGAGTTCAACCCCGGCCGATTTGCCGACGACGGCGACTGGCCGCGGCAGCAGATGGCGTTCATGCcgttcggcggtggcggccgggtgTGCATCGGCCAGAACCTGGCGCTGATCGAGGCCAAGGTGGCGCTGGCGCTCGTGCTGCAGCGGTGCGAGTTCCGGCTCTCGCCGGCGTACGTGCACGCGCCCAGGGTGCTCATGATACTCAACCCGCAGCACGGCGCGCCGGTCATCTTCCGGCCGTTGTGA